In the genome of Apodemus sylvaticus chromosome 2, mApoSyl1.1, whole genome shotgun sequence, one region contains:
- the Fam180a gene encoding protein FAM180A: MPWKVLTILLVFSSTQATVSCRWSRAALFPAAHRPKRSLSLPLNPVLQTSLEEVELLYELLLAEIEISPDLEISIKDEELASLRKALNFHSICNNIIPKRIPDIRRLSASLANHPGILKKEDFERIALTLAYTAYRTALSEGHQKDIWAQSLVSLFQALRHDLMRASSPGVSS; this comes from the exons ATGCCCTGGAAGGTCCTGACGATTCTGCTGGTGTTCTCCAGCACCCAGGCCACTGTGTCCTGCAGGTGGAGCAGGG CTGCATTGTTCCCAGCTGCCCATCGGCCAAAAAGGTCCTTATCACTGCCACTGAATCCAGTCCTGCAGACCTCCCTGGAGGAGGTGGAACTGCTGTATGAG CTTTTGCTAGCTGAGATTGAGATCAGCCCAGACCTGGAGATCTCCATCAAGGACGAGGAGCTAGCTTCCCTGCGGAAGGCCTTGAATTTCCACTCAATCTGCAATAACATAATCCCCAAGCGAATCCCAGATATCCGAAGGCTGAGTGCCAGCCTGGCAAACCACCCTGGGATCCTCAAGAAAGAAGACTTTGAGAGGATAGCATTAACCCTGGCTTACACAGCCTATCGAACAGCCTTATCTGAAGGGCATCAGAAGGACATCTGGGCTCAGTCCCTCGTCAGCCTATTCCAGGCCCTGAGGCATGACTTGATGCGGGCCTCAAGCCCTGGAGTGTCATCCTGA